A single region of the Thunnus maccoyii chromosome 10, fThuMac1.1, whole genome shotgun sequence genome encodes:
- the nat14 gene encoding N-acetyltransferase 14 encodes MVRLELDQVVMRRMKEDDIEIVKALIKEGCEGTENRLILHILTRPLCLFILAVFSSILRCLVHSFIMALAIPVFLLIVFLKLTMPRSTGVLGSSRPYWDYVGSSFRGTQDETLQNPFCRISGKTPVTKKSRRSIGPKEKDKDTSTEKITPEREEEAGQVWVADCDGDILGCVFRESKQRAGIRRICRLVTGSWYRREGLGRLLVQSLEQRERETGAHRVYAHVPYPSKVGEAFFRKLGYQQLGEGTDEDEDGERKLETPERGFLGYSLTKVFYKDL; translated from the exons ATGGTGAGGCTGGAGTTGGATCAAGtggtgatgaggaggatgaaggaggaCGACATTGAGATAGTCAAAGCCCTCATCAAG GAGGGCTGTGAAGGCACAGAGAACCGTCTCATTCTCCACATCCTCACTCGTCCGCTCTGCCTTTTCATTCTGGCAGTTTTCTCTTCAATCCTGCGCTGCCTTGTGCATTCCTTTATCATGGCCCTCGCTATTCCTGTCTTCCTGCTAATTGTCTTTCTCAAACTCACCATGCCACGGTCCACAGGGGTTCTGGGCAGCAGTCGCCCCTACTGGGACTATGTAGGTAGCAGCTTTAGGGGGACGCAGGATGAAACTCTGCAGAATCCCTTCTGCAGGATCAGTGGCAAGACACCAGTGACAAAAAAG TCAAGGCGCAGTATTGGACCCAAAGAAAAGGACAAGGATACGTCAACAGAGAAGATCACTCCCGAGAGGGAAGAGGAAGCGGGGCAGGTGTGGGTGGCAGACTGTGACGGGGACATCCTGGGCTGCGTTTTCCGCGAGAGCAAGCAACGAGCAGGTATAAGGAGGATCTGCAGGCTGGTGACGGGCTCCTGGTACCGCAGGGAGGGTCTGGGCCGGCTTCTTGTCCAGAGTctggagcagagggagagggaaactGGTGCACACAGAGTGTACGCGCATGTCCCCTACCCTTCTAAGGTGGGGGAGGCCTTCTTCAGGAAACTGGGTTATCAGCAGCTGGGGGAAGGCACTGATGAAGAcgaagatggagagaggaagcTGGAGACTCCAGAGAGAGGCTTTTTGGGATACTCGCTCACTAAGGTGTTTTACAAAGACTTGTGA